One Acidiphilium multivorum AIU301 genomic window, TCCCTAGGGAATTGATTCGAGATTCGCCGATGCCAAAAGCCGCCGCTTCCTATGTTGGGAGGAACATCCGCTACCGCCAGCGCCTTCGGGACGCCGGCGCGCAGGAGGTGCTGTTCCAGCTCCCCGACGAGACT contains:
- a CDS encoding ribbon-helix-helix protein, CopG family translates to MPKAAASYVGRNIRYRQRLRDAGAQEVLFQLPDETVALIDEIKKRQGLRSRSQALLQLIERGREPTQQTA